ATGCCTTGGCCATTACGGATGAGATTTATGAGCATATTACTTACGATGGCGCTGCGCATATTCCAATGTGGACACTGCCGGAGATGGCCGAACGGACAATTGCCGTCAACAGCGTATCCAAAACTTACAGTGTCACCGGCTGGCGCATCGGTTTCGTAACAGCTTCGCCGGAAATCACGCAGGCGATCCGGAAAGTGCATGACTTTCTGACGGTGGGCGCTGCCGCTCCATTGCAGACTGCCGTAGTAGATGCTTTTAAGTTTGAGCCTGCGTATTACCGTGAACTGAGCGATTTTTATCAGGAACGCCGCGATTTTTTAATCAGCGCCCTGGAAGATGCCGGATTTAAATGCATTAAGCCTGCCGGTGCATATTACATCATGGCCGACATAACGCCGTTCGGCTATGATGACGATATAGAATTTACATATTTTCTAACCCGGGAAATTGGCGTGGCTGTGGTGCCTGGCTCGACGTTTTACCGCAGTACGACGACTGACGGCAATACTTATGTCAGATTTTGTTTTTGCAAAAACTTCGACACCTTGCAGTCAGCCGCCGGCAGGCTTGCTAAATTAAAAGCTTTGATCAAAAAATAAGGAGGAAAAACAGGATGAAAAAATACGGCAAACTTTTTGTTTTGACACTTACGCTTGCGCTCAGCTTAAGCCTATTGGCAGGCTGCGGCGGGCAGAAACAGGCGGCAGTTCCGGATAAGCCGCTTAAAATCGGAGTTACTGCCGGGCCTCATGCCGAAATTATGGATGTTGTTAAGAAAGCCGCCGAGCAGGACGGACTGAAAATTGAGGTTGTGGAATTTAATGATTATATTCAGCCGAATGTTGCGCTGAATCAGGGCGATATTGATTTAAACAGCTATCAGCACCAGCCTTTCCTGGATAACCAGGTGAAAGACCGCGGGTATCAGATTGAATCGATTGCGAAAACGGTTATTTTCCCTATGGGCCTTTATTCTAAAAAATTCAACAATATTGCCGATGTTCAGCCGGGAGCCACAGTGGCTATTCCCAATGATCCGACCAATGGCGGCCGCGCGCTGTTTGTTCTGGAAAAAGCCGGTTTCATTAAACTTAAACCCAATGCCGGTC
This genomic interval from Dendrosporobacter quercicolus contains the following:
- a CDS encoding pyridoxal phosphate-dependent aminotransferase; amino-acid sequence: MRNFTSVKAQQFTESVIREMSRVAAQYQAINLAQGFPDFPAPEELKAAAARAVFADHNQYAVTWGTKELRDAIAAKIRRDYQVEFDPERQITVCCGATEGMIAALLATINPGEEVIIFEPFYENYGADVVLCGAIPKYIKLNAPDYGFDFAELRAAFTEKTRAIIINTPNNPTGKVFRRDELEFIAGLCREFDALAITDEIYEHITYDGAAHIPMWTLPEMAERTIAVNSVSKTYSVTGWRIGFVTASPEITQAIRKVHDFLTVGAAAPLQTAVVDAFKFEPAYYRELSDFYQERRDFLISALEDAGFKCIKPAGAYYIMADITPFGYDDDIEFTYFLTREIGVAVVPGSTFYRSTTTDGNTYVRFCFCKNFDTLQSAAGRLAKLKALIKK
- a CDS encoding MetQ/NlpA family ABC transporter substrate-binding protein; its protein translation is MKKYGKLFVLTLTLALSLSLLAGCGGQKQAAVPDKPLKIGVTAGPHAEIMDVVKKAAEQDGLKIEVVEFNDYIQPNVALNQGDIDLNSYQHQPFLDNQVKDRGYQIESIAKTVIFPMGLYSKKFNNIADVQPGATVAIPNDPTNGGRALFVLEKAGFIKLKPNAGLSATAADIAENPKNIKVRELEAAQIPRSLDDVDFAAINTNYAVVAGLVPTRDALVIEDANSPYANVIAVRTQDKDHPAYQKLIKAYHSEEVKKFLADHFKGSVVAAW